Part of the Stackebrandtia endophytica genome is shown below.
CGAGGCCGGGATCCTGCCGACCCAGCTGGGACGGCCCACCGCTCCCCGATCGTTGTCGAGCAGCCTCGGGTTGGCCTGGCGGATTCATCGCGCCGGACTACTGGGCTGGGTCATCGGGTTCGCGTTGATGGGCGCGCTGTTGGGTTCGATGGTGCACGGCATCCAACAAACCATCGAGAGCAGCCCGGTCATCGAGGAGATGATGACCGCCATGGGCGGCAGCGACGTCCTGACCGACGCGTTCGTCGCCTCGATGCTGGGACTGTTGGGTCTGGTCGCGGCCGGGTACGGCATTCAGGCCATCGGCAAACTCCGGTCGGAGGAAACCCGACTGCACGCCGAACAGACCCTCGCCACCGGCGTCTCCCGGTGGTCCTGGGCGGGCAGCCACCTGGTGTTCGGCCTGATCGGGCCGGTCGTCGTATTGGCCGCCGGAGGTGTCGCACTGGGCTTGACCTACGGTCTGGCCGTCGACGACGTCGCCGCCGGTCTGCGCGACAGCGCCGCGGGCTGGCTGATCCAGATTCCGGCCGTCTGGGTGCTCAGTGGTTTCACGATGCTGTTGTTCGGGCTGGCACCGAAACTTCTGGGGCTGGCCTGGGTGGCACTGGCGATGTGCCTGGTGTGCGGACAACTGGGTGCGGCGTTGCGGTTGCCGCAGTGGGCGCTCAACCTGTCACCGTTCACCCATCTGCCGCAGCTGCCGGGCAACCCGATGACCTGGCCACCGGTGCTGTGGTTGACCGGTGTCGCCATCGTGTTCACCGTTGTCGGCCTGGTCGCGGTGCGCCGCCGAGACCTCGGGTAGATCGGGTGCGGTCACCCCACCACTTCGGCAAACCGGTGAGGTGACCGCGCCCCGTCGGGCACGATGAATCCAACACATTGGTCCATGATCGGGGGGACGAACATGATCGTGGTTACCGGCGCGTCCGGCCGACTCGGGCGACTCGTCATCGATCAGTTGCTGGCACGGGGAACCGACCCGGACTCGATCATCGCCGTGATCCGCAACCCGGCCCGCGAGGTCCGCCTTCAAGGGCGGAACCTGCGCATCCGGCACGCCGACTACACCGACCCCGACAGTCTGCGCACCGCGTTCGCCGGTGCCGACCGGATCCTGTTGATCTCCTCCAACGCCGGGCGCGGCCGGATCGCCCATCACCGCAACGTCGTCGACGCGGCCCGAAACGCCGAGGTCGACCTGCTGGTCTACACCAGCATGCTGCGCGCCGACGACTCCGGTATCGGGCTGGCGATCGACCACCGTGAGACCGAGACCGCGATCGCACACTCCCAGGTGCCCAGCGTGATCCTGCGAAACGGCTGGTACCTGGAGAACTACACCGAGAACCTGGCGACCGACCTGGCCACCGGCATGCACCTGGGCAGCGCCGGAGACGGTCGGGTCGCCGCGGCCGCGCGCATCGACTACGCGGCGGCGGCCGCGGCGGTGCTGACCGACGACGGTCACGCTGGCAACACCTACGAGTTGGCCGCCGACTTCGGATTCACCATGTCGGAATTGGCCGAGACCGTCACCCGGGTCAGCGGGAAACCGCTGATCTACACCGATCTGCCGTCCGGGGAGCACGTCAAGGCGCTGGTCGACGCGGGTATCCCGGAAGCGGCCGCCGAGTTGTACGCCGACTGGGACGCCGGCATCTCGCGTGGTGACCTCGACGTGGCCGGCCCGAAACTGCGCGAGTTGATCGGTCGGGCCCCCACGAGCCTGTCCCAGGCGGTCACCGCCACATTGAACTGAGCGAATCATGCCGGGTGCGGTGAATTCGCCGCTTATGTCGGTGTCGAAACCTATCGTGGGGCCATGGTGAACTTTGCGTCCGTGGTGCCCATTCTGCCGGTCAGCGACATGAAGCAGGCCGTCATCAACTACGAGCGACTCGGGTTCAAGGTGACGGCGTACGAGACCGGCGACTACGCCTTCGCGTTGCGCGACGAGGCGGCGATTCACCTGGCGAAGGTGGCCGAGACCGATCCGGTTCACTCGCAGGTGGCGGTGTACCTGTACGTCGACAACGCCGACAACCTCGCCGAGGAGTGGAAGCACGTTCCCGGTGAACTGGTGCGGCCGGCCGACACCGTCTACGGACTTCGAGAGGGCGCCTATATCGACCCGGACGGCAACCTCATCCGCTACGGTTCCAAACTGAAATCGTGATCGCCACGCGGTTGATCATCCGTCTGGTCTCGGTCACGAACCCGCTGTGGCGACCGCTCTACGGTCTGATGGCCGACCGGGACGGTCGAGGTGGCCGTGCCGACACACC
Proteins encoded:
- a CDS encoding ABC transporter permease, which produces MSTLTGTGTLTRFILRRDRLLLPLWIILIGLTPLALAPGISEIWPDQAARDNGAQLINHTPAFTALMGKVHDPSLGGLVAWRGSLIPLILAMIAAVTLIRHTRTDEEVGRRELLGANVMGRHAQLAAAVIVTAGASLVIGALVALGMVAENEAVTGSILLGAQYAAAGLVFAGVAAVCAQLTSAAGAARGIFFIVLGAGYLFRMAADLNSDLTWLRWVTPVGWLEALEPYAANRWGVLLLLTVTFLVLVGVAFALQSRRDIEAGILPTQLGRPTAPRSLSSSLGLAWRIHRAGLLGWVIGFALMGALLGSMVHGIQQTIESSPVIEEMMTAMGGSDVLTDAFVASMLGLLGLVAAGYGIQAIGKLRSEETRLHAEQTLATGVSRWSWAGSHLVFGLIGPVVVLAAGGVALGLTYGLAVDDVAAGLRDSAAGWLIQIPAVWVLSGFTMLLFGLAPKLLGLAWVALAMCLVCGQLGAALRLPQWALNLSPFTHLPQLPGNPMTWPPVLWLTGVAIVFTVVGLVAVRRRDLG
- a CDS encoding NAD(P)H-binding protein, coding for MIVVTGASGRLGRLVIDQLLARGTDPDSIIAVIRNPAREVRLQGRNLRIRHADYTDPDSLRTAFAGADRILLISSNAGRGRIAHHRNVVDAARNAEVDLLVYTSMLRADDSGIGLAIDHRETETAIAHSQVPSVILRNGWYLENYTENLATDLATGMHLGSAGDGRVAAAARIDYAAAAAAVLTDDGHAGNTYELAADFGFTMSELAETVTRVSGKPLIYTDLPSGEHVKALVDAGIPEAAAELYADWDAGISRGDLDVAGPKLRELIGRAPTSLSQAVTATLN
- a CDS encoding VOC family protein, with amino-acid sequence MVNFASVVPILPVSDMKQAVINYERLGFKVTAYETGDYAFALRDEAAIHLAKVAETDPVHSQVAVYLYVDNADNLAEEWKHVPGELVRPADTVYGLREGAYIDPDGNLIRYGSKLKS